One region of Centropristis striata isolate RG_2023a ecotype Rhode Island chromosome 3, C.striata_1.0, whole genome shotgun sequence genomic DNA includes:
- the LOC131967637 gene encoding sialidase-3-like, whose product MGKKHSRHCHELKEEEKTVFKSKEGEVYRIPALFYNRNNKTLMAFAEKRRTKDDSSSLELVMKTATVNMDENNHEWSEVKPVKEAHLDGYRPMNPCPVYEKTSQTLFLFFICVEGTVSESYQIRTGCNKARLCYVKTTDDGQSWSDFTDLTEQLVKEQRWATFAVGPGHGLQTETGRLIVPLYAYASSCCSSCCCCIKCCCSTPHALSLYSVDGGNTWQFGKMLKQQSLECEMAEYFDEKQESSIYCNARTGGGNREEAISRNKGKDFSKLSPKRLTETGKGCQGSVVSFPAQGADTEGDQSQSKNKWLLFSHPSNKCKRIDLGVYLNKSPGNPDTWSKPCILYRGPSGYSDLAYIDDGWFACLMECGTKRYTEQIACKLFSYNEIKQVLERKNANKSSVV is encoded by the exons ATGGGGAAGAAACACTCACGTCACTGTCATGAActtaaagaagaagagaaaaccGTCTTTAAATCCAAAGAGGGAGAAGTGTACAGGATTCCTGCTCTTTTCTACAACCGAAACAACAAAACCCTCATGGCCTTTGCAGAGAAGCGGAGGACTAAGGATGATAGCAGCTCATTGGAGCTGGTCATGAAGACAGCAACGGTGAACATGGATGAAAACAATCATGAG TGGTCAGAAGTAAAACCAGTAAAGGAGGCACACCTTGATGGATACCGACCTATGAACCCCTGCCCAGTTTATGAGAAGACAAGCCAaacacttttcctgtttttcatcTGTGTTGAAGGCACTGTCTCAGAGTCATATCAGATACGCACAGGTTGTAACAAGGCTCGTCTCTGCTATGTTAAAACTACAGATGATGGCCAAAGTTGGAGTGACTTTACTGATTTGACAGAACAACTGGTAAAGGAGCAACGTTGGGCCACGTTTGCTGTTGGGCCGGGCCATGGTCTTCAAACAGAGACTGGTAgattgattgttcccctttatGCTTATGCGTCTTCTTGCTGCTCAAGCTGTTGCTGTTGCATAAAGTGTTGTTGTTCCACTCCACATGCTCTCTCCCTGTACAGTGTCGATGGGGGCAACACATGGCAATTTGgcaaaatgttaaaacaacagTCACTTGAATGTGAAATGGCCGAGTATTTTGATGAGAAACAAGAAAGCTCAATCTACTGCAATGCCCGTACTGGAGGAGGCAACCGAGAAGAAGCGATCAgtagaaataaaggaaaggatTTTTCCAAGCTTAGTCCTAAAAGACTTACGGAAACAGGTAAAGGCTGTCAGGGAAGTGTGGTCTCCTTTCCAGCTCAAGGTGCAGATACAGAGGGTGACCAAAGCCAGAGCAAAAACAAGTGGCTGCTCTTCAGCCACCCAAGCAACAAGTGCAAAAGGATCGATTTAGGAGTGTATCTGAATAAATCTCCAGGCAACCCAGACACATGGAGCAAACCCTGCATCCTTTACAGAGGACCCAGTGGTTACTCAGATCTGGCTTACATTGATGATGGTTGGTTTGCATGTCTCATGGAGTGTGGGACGAAGAGATATACTGAACAGATAGCTTGTAAACTTTTCAGCTACAATGAAATTAAACAGGTACTGGAGCGTAAAAATGCAAACAAGTCTTCAGTTGTGTAA